The following is a genomic window from SAR202 cluster bacterium.
GAGGAGACCTTTGCATAACCCGGGGTAGAGGCGATAATCATACCTGTGCGAGGAAAATATAGCAAAATGGAGTGAGCCATGCACCGCAATATGGGAAACCCGTCCATGATCGAAGCGTTCCTTCCCGAGCAGGTTGGGCGTAACGAGCGATTGGAGAGGATAGCCCAAGTTGTGGACTGGGAAAAGATGGGAAAGCTGGTG
Proteins encoded in this region:
- a CDS encoding IS5/IS1182 family transposase, whose product is MHRNMGNPSMIEAFLPEQVGRNERLERIAQVVDWEKMGKLV